One genomic region from Torulaspora delbrueckii CBS 1146 chromosome 4, complete genome encodes:
- the CUL3 gene encoding cullin CUL3 (similar to Saccharomyces cerevisiae CUL3 (YGR003W); ancestral locus Anc_4.138) — MSSRRTKIRVPSRLGYSDETSESLLRTVGEAIDTICKGESEKLSFEHHYRIVYTLVLRGKAPEVYECVQTHIATVLDIWVKEWGRVSDVKDKNIESYSIWMTMWKRQCEYFKLLSDVMIYMDKVYCKPEKKLETYDLALHVFRDHVIKPLFDYIYQILIESVNESRHDQYANDNCVNIWRDSVDLMEKLDDEKDNYFATHFEPIFLFETKKYYESELNGKNLPPVQLLEHMKKLKQFEYALDCRFLNADSTAKVTNVLDKVLLWNQNFLEAAPSLIRLAIDEGNVDLMKELADLSSEERYAINILDCIKKCISDDANAIPIDTGSRKKAQVATQWTTSLIALYDKYHDFLKQLDFRHLTFQRDGSGEVQINTKLLNDVFSNYLNGQGKQAIELLTTYLDVFLKMTQARREVDRIKKDLEASVKLFKLFAEKDVFINTFKLQMSRRLLQHRSSTDVERWMVKRLKEEMGTFFTSKLDGMLRDIGTSSELLRLFRNSLDEAQWPKDLDFRPQILTMTSWPFQPPTNSDFELQLPTELEQLKLDFESFYTRKYTERTLQWAHNLGYIEIGFQFDASYHELSMPIPIGIVFLMFEKYDELTIEMIEEQTNIPSQELHKHLLSLTIAPKSRILKKKPMSRTISSTDKFSINYSFSAPARKVKVQTITGILPPSRSDSAVDLVQDTLKRERLSEINAAVVRIMKAGQHLTHTELMNKVTLELESRFPLTGSTFKKSLNYLLEKEYIQRDPEDISIYHYIS; from the coding sequence ATGAGCTCTAGGAGAACAAAGATTCGGGTGCCGAGCAGGCTAGGATACTCGGATGAGACTTCAGAGAGTTTATTAAGGACCGTGGGTGAAGCTATAGATACGATTTGCAAAGGCGAATCAGAGAAGCTATCATTTGAGCATCATTATCGGATTGTTTATACGCTAGTTCTCAGGGGCAAAGCTCCTGAGGTTTACGAGTGCGTGCAAACCCATATTGCCACAGTGCTTGACATTTGGGTGAAGGAGTGGGGCAGGGTGTCTGATGTGAAAGATAAAAACATCGAAAGCTACTCAATTTGGATGACCATGTGGAAACGACAATGTGAATACTTTAAGCTCCTAAGTGATGTTATGATATACATGGACAAGGTTTACTGTAAACCTGAGAAAAAATTAGAAACCTATGATCTAGCACTTCATGTGTTCAGAGACCACGTAATAAAGCCGTTGTTTGATTATATTTACCAAATTTTGATAGAAAGCGTCAATGAATCTCGCCATGACCAGTATGCGAATGATAATTGTGTTAATATTTGGCGTGACAGCGTTGACTTAATGGAAAAGTTAGACGATGAAAAGGACAATTATTTTGCAACTCATTTCGAACCGATATTCTTGTTTGAAACCAAAAAGTATTACGAGTCTGAATTAAATGGGAAGAATTTACCGCCAGTTCAGCTTCTTGAACatatgaagaagttaaagCAGTTTGAGTATGCGCTAGATTGCCGTTTCTTAAACGCAGATAGTACAGCCAAGGTAACCAATGTGCTAGACAAAGTGCTTCTTTGGAACcagaatttcttggaagcTGCCCCATCATTAATACGTCTAGCAATTGACGAAGGGAATGTGGATCTGATGAAGGAGCTCGCTGATCTCTCGTCAGAGGAAAGATATGCGATTAACATTCTTGATTGCATCAAGAAATGTATATCGGATGATGCAAATGCAATACCCATTGATACAGGCTCTAGGAAGAAAGCTCAAGTTGCCACACAATGGACAACGAGTTTGATTGCATTATATGACAAATACCATGATTTTCTCAAACAGTTAGACTTCAGACACCTCACTTTTCAACGAGATGGTTCTGGAGAGGTTCAAATTAATACCAAACTCTTAAATGATGTCTTCTCGAACTACTTAAATGGACAAGGAAAGCAGGCGATTGAATTACTCACCACTTACTTAGACGTCTTCTTAAAGATGACACAAGCTAGACGGGAAGTTGACAGAATAAAGAAAGACCTAGAAGCTTCTGTTAAGCTCTTCAAGCTTTTCGCTGAAAAGGACGTTTTCATCAACACTTTCAAGCTACAGATGTCGAGACGACTTTTACAGCATAGATCATCAACTGACGTTGAAAGATGGATGGTCAAACGTCtaaaagaagaaatgggGACTTTTTTTACTTCAAAATTGGATGGTATGCTTAGAGACATTGGAACTTCGTCAGAACTACTACGTTTGTTTAGAAACAGCCTCGACGAAGCTCAATGGCCGAAAGACCTAGATTTTAGGCCTCAAATTTTGACTATGACCTCTTGGCCGTTTCAGCCACCTACTAACTCAGATTTTGAGCTGCAGTTACCTACAGAATTAGAGCAACTGAAGTtagactttgaaagtttttACACAAGAAAATATACTGAAAGAACCCTGCAATGGGCGCATAATTTGGGTTACATAGAAATTGGATTCCAATTTGATGCTTCGTATCATGAATTAAGCATGCCCATTCCAATCGGAATCGTTTTTCTCATGTTTGAGAAGTATGATGAGCTAACTATTGAGATGATTGAAGAGCAGACGAACATACCCTCCCAAGAACTTCATAAGCATCTCTTGTCGCTCACCATTGCACCAAAGTcgagaattttgaaaaaaaaacccatgtcaagaacaatttcttccactGATAAGTTCTCAATAAATTATTCATTCTCGGCTCCTGCACGTAAAGTGAAAGTCCAAACTATCACAGGCATACTTCCACCTTCAAGGTCAGACTCGGCTGTCGATCTCGTTCAGGATACCCTTAAACGTGAAAGGCTGAGCGAGATCAATGCCGCAGTCGTACGCATCATGAAAGCTGGTCAACACCTTACTCACACAGAACTCATGAATAAAGTTACCTTGGAACTTGAAAGTCGTTTTCCGCTCACAGGGtcaactttcaagaaaagtCTGAACTATCTATTGGAAAAAGAATACATTCAACGGGATCCCGAGGACATTTCTATCTATCATTACATCTCATGA
- the SWC4 gene encoding Swc4p (similar to Saccharomyces cerevisiae SWC4 (YGR002C); ancestral locus Anc_4.137) yields MSSSDIFDVLNIQQKSKSPGSTNSPTPVASSSGTASNRAPKTQVTGMQRELYSLLGENQPPLVVQPSNKFKEKLASISKPSPWTYAPFKANLSVKLHHWVKGSKELVGEEPQESPHSKYNVHLTIPSFSREEYESFMNNAPEEQEKENSAQNDEKNANTDSKTDQDWTFEEADYLFRLCRKYDMRWFVIYDRYSSEKRRTLEDLKETFYKVCKRYFTAKSPDDALLSSLDYPKQKELERKKYLQRLLSRSAAEIAEEEALIIESRKFEMAAKKTLNERESLLRLLDSPNSDQSVSQYLSSQGISQLYGSLLSDKSKKRKHNTNVPENPWMKQQQQFAQQRQQLQQLQDRKHDGQDLASPRKTKKQKQEIQTAIKRKAESVYAEHLLKNFNQEERAALGVVTHGEKLAPGVFLRSTKVSTFKPALQNKVATILQELDLPTRPAMPTSEVMKEHEELLKGIATLVDLKKHLDKLEAEKSIVK; encoded by the coding sequence ATGTCTTCATCTGATATATTTGATGTGCTGAATATCCAGCAGAAGTCCAAAAGTCCCGGGAGTACTAATTCTCCGACTCCTGTGGCCTCCAGCAGTGGGACGGCCTCTAATCGAGCTCCAAAGACGCAAGTGACCGGGATGCAGAGAGAATTGTACAGTTTACTGGGCGAAAATCAGCCTCCTTTAGTTGTGCAGCCAAGTAATAAGTTTAAGGAGAAACTGGCATCTATATCTAAACCCTCTCCATGGACTTATGCTCCATTCAAGGCAAATTTATCTGTTAAACTGCACCATTGGGTTAAAGGCTCAAAAGAATTGGTCGGTGAAGAACCTCAAGAATCACCCCATTCTAAATATAACGTTCATCTAACTATACCGAGCTTTAGTAGAGAAGAATATGAATCCTTCATGAATAATGCACCGgaagagcaagagaaagaaaattcGGCACAAAATGACGAAAAGAATGCTAATACAGACAGTAAAACAGATCAAGATTGGACCTTCGAGGAGGCAGATTACCTCTTTCGCCTGTGTCGAAAATATGATATGAGATGGTTTGTTATTTATGATAGGTATTCTTCTGAGAAACGCCGgactttggaagatttaAAAGAGACATTTTACAAAGTTTGCAAAAGGTATTTTACAGCCAAGTCGCCGGACGATGCATTGTTAAGTTCGTTGGATTATCCCAAACagaaagaattggaaagaaagaaataCTTACAGCGCCTGTTGTCACGATCAGCTGCTGAGATTGCCGAGGAAGAGGCTCTGATTATAGAATCACGTAAATTTGAGATGGCAGCTAAGAAAACATTGAATGAGCGAGAATCTTTACTACGTCTGCTGGATTCGCCGAATAGCGATCAGTCAGTATCTCAATATTTATCTTCACAAGGTATCTCTCAGCTGTATGGAAGCCTGCTTTCTGacaaatcaaagaagcgAAAGCACAATACTAACGTTCCAGAGAATCCTTGGATgaagcagcaacagcagtTTGCTCAGCAACGACAACAGTTGCAGCAACTGCAGGACAGAAAGCACGATGGCCAGGACCTTGCGTCGCCACGCAAGACCAAGAAACAGAAGCAGGAAATCCAGACAGCTATAAAACGAAAAGCAGAGAGCGTCTATGCCGAGcatctcttgaaaaattttaatcaagaagagagagCCGCTTTGGGGGTTGTTACCCATGGTGAGAAACTCGCACCAGGTGTATTCCTGCGCTCCACGAAAGTCTCCACTTTCAAGCCTGCTCTACAAAACAAAGTAGCAACAATATTGCAAGAACTCGACCTTCCTACGAGGCCTGCTATGCCCACAAGCGAGGTAATGAAGGAACATGAGGAGTTGCTCAAGGGCATAGCGACTTTGGTAGATCTCAAAAAGCATCTCGATAAGcttgaagctgaaaagtCTATTGTCAAATAG
- the MMS22 gene encoding Mms22p (similar to Saccharomyces cerevisiae MMS22 (YLR320W); ancestral locus Anc_4.136) encodes MNSNGSSSSVVGDSETEDEGLGFFCPHEVVRLASVTPAEPDPMTQGSDLQVERLSGYVESSLATRRRNFRQRTAIQKLPYSLDRIRHKQLLQGIDVSSFDAVSENITLPERKTSFIERKAGHELIERDKQAEELSGSNTNVYHRESGSPLEYKAHKLHESDDEADSWTEDVVESENESEDTTERQHILFRGRKIDIERGYRGILPRIAWEKAMKKNGAISRVKKRSIPDDRKGLAKRKPVDVRRTNQDQDLLNDLIVADDDLGEKDFPTSNYQSALPDEHFRDLSELERMSAYYRNKYHDDSSSESSIEEYNFFDEAEEVNLARKYEKQTLDDLETKFVTQAEEIDLRYLSDDQDGAIETDEGAIKAMLMKQTIVANGKKPKASTQRSRTRCRYRYGESAKRRPKTVAKPIRKYIRKTAEQNHESAVKPWSDKVRNHSQTVDPHYDIKERQKKLVAKSVKNAHFGIFPERHSELNRAVNTFTTVVEGVSRNYALSALQKQESDEAEMVEGLQADQKPKVHLCFRAIDALLLGKSFEPPDVVKLQISNKQFTLSRFHGGEICQSMSDAFEHIIKTGITNTELVELSESLTAFLLHLNMKSVYGSISDFHRNFRNRVNLSRQNAKPIHFFQIAVCQFMLLEITKYADLSKSFKLEIETEIIDHVVSFFKLLSVCYKSMLKLDLDYLHQACDIIAIVVRILDGVETLWKRVEKEKLSCCVAKILVDIFPTGKSRWSLLEANGSYDSMLQALSFVHYCMQKCQWQITNEVILLFDRVFKKRRFEDFAEEIEVSNANRVAYPRTESSKCQTVFNSYLHLLRSNEVTNVLVERIVPMSEIASSDSISVLINRLNLLIALAERSDLNSEKRLEELVRPVVQNNYLATKDTGSLKLVTESVLNGVLCLFDIHCQKKSPFRASILVSIYKSLVLKHDELKGIWSRFLEHLVQSRDFSERFSSVFLKTMYPCFLSMCQHQKQAKERLLLLTIYLRNLKTVGAQWVQANLFQAVKGVVHESSKWIDHYCTIGKFLVDHNIMTWWSFFVYNNVNNTPPARILFNYQVAQLCDRQSFDLIKRSLFETAVESFFQDKSALFVMFVTTLIDREKGHKASFKITSIVDSCLNLLQPFVSTLINLSYGDLILRLVSDIRLLYHDKQIGFALATRLTNVFNLHFVDQVKDCYDFLLMKRDLGISDKEADKSSFRDAFKQLDSTLSQACYVERGLIQATFSAAEISEYLEKVKSLFTFSVLTNPFHFVVSLIDANLRGDATNRPIKIRIVALYLRLVNEILLASYGQVSPDAFLEQCRLFRIICERLPLAELASVSDERSYAYESIRFQIIVLKIAQGFLEENLLLAHSKEFLRSFSIPNELEATQLSEKLDVIVRETAGQTLRVDSDCPQPDYEGLRSLIELKESRSSFVT; translated from the coding sequence ATGAACTCTAATGGTTCTTCGTCCTCTGTGGTAGGTGATTCAGAGACGGAGGATGAAGGGCTGGGATTCTTTTGCCCACACGAAGTGGTCAGACTGGCGTCGGTGACACCTGCGGAGCCAGATCCAATGACCCAGGGTAGTGATTTGCAAGTAGAACGTCTTTCTGGCTATGTTGAATCGTCTTTGGCAACTCGCAGAAGGAATTTTAGACAGCGTACAGCGATTCAGAAGTTACCGTATAGTTTAGACAGGATAAGACACAAGCAACTATTGCAAGGAATTGATGTGTCATCTTTTGACGCTGTTTCTGAGAATATAACCCTTCCGGAAAGAAAGACTTCTTTCATAGAGAGGAAGGCGGGACATGAATTGATAGAAAGAGATAAACAGGCCGAAGAATTATCAGGGAGCAATACGAACGTTTATCATCGTGAGTCTGGTTCACCATTAGAGTATAAAGCACATAAGCTTCatgaaagtgatgatgaggcAGATAGTTGGACTGAAGATGTCGTTGAATCTGAAAACGAGAGTGAGGATACAACAGAAAGACAACATATCTTGTTCAGAGGTAGAAAAATAGACATTGAAAGAGGCTATCGAGGTATTCTTCCGAGAATAGCATGGGAAAAAGCTATGAAAAAGAATGGAGCTATCTCCAGGGTTAAGAAAAGGTCAATTCCAGACGATAGAAAGGGTTTAGCCAAGAGAAAGCCCGTGGATGTAAGGCGAACCAACCAGGATCAGGATCTGTTAAATGATTTGATTGTGGCAGATGATGACTTGGGCGAAAAGGATTTTCCAACCAGCAATTATCAAAGTGCATTACCGGACGAGCATTTCCGGGACTTGAGTGAGCTTGAGAGGATGAGTGCTTACTACCGGAATAAATATCACGATGATTCGTCCTCCGAAAGTTCAATCGAGGAATATAACttttttgatgaagctgagGAGGTAAATCTTGCCCGGAAATATGAGAAACAAACTCTAGATGATTTAGAAACGAAATTCGTCACGCAAGCCGAAGAGATTGACTTAAGATATCTCTCGGATGACCAGGATGGTGCAATCGAAACCGATGAGGGGGCAATAAAGGCTATGCTCATGAAGCAGACAATCGTGGCGAATGGAAAGAAACCAAAAGCCTCAACACAGCGGTCGCGTACAAGGTGCAGATATCGTTATGGCGAATCTGCAAAAAGGCGGCCCAAAACCGTTGCTAAGCCAATAAGAAAATACATACGTAAAACTGCTGAGCAGAATCATGAGAGTGCTGTCAAACCGTGGAGTGACAAGGTTAGGAATCACAGCCAAACTGTTGATCCACATTATGACATAAAAGAAAGACAGAAGAAGCTAGTTGCCAAAAGTGTCAAGAATGCTCATTTTGGGATATTTCCAGAGCGACACTCTGAGCTTAATAGGGCAGTCAACACGTTCACGACTGTCGTAGAAGGAGTAAGCCGGAATTATGCTCTTTCAGCTCTCCAAAAGCAGGAATCCGATGAAGCAGAGATGGTGGAAGGTTTGCAGGCTGATCAAAAACCAAAAGTGCATCTTTGTTTCCGGGCGATAGATGCTCTTCTATTGGGCAAATCATTCGAGCCTCCAGATGTCGTCAAGTTACAGATATCTAATAAACAGTTTACGTTATCGAGATTTCATGGTGGTGAGATTTGCCAAAGCATGTCGGATGCTTTCGAGCATATCATCAAGACAGGTATCACCAATACGGAGCTTGTCGAACTAAGCGAGTCGCTTACCGCCTTCTTGCTCCACCTCAACATGAAGAGCGTTTACGGATCCATTAGTGATTTTCACAGGAATTTCAGGAATAGAGTTAACCTTTCGAGGCAAAACGCAAAGCCCATCCACTTCTTTCAGATAGCGGTTTGTCAGTTTATGTTACTGGAAATTACCAAGTATGCCGACTTATCAAAAAGCTTCAAGTTAGAAATAGAAACGGAAATAATTGATCACGTCGTTtcctttttcaaattgctTTCTGTCTGTTATAAATCAATGTTGAAACTCGATCTCGACTACCTTCATCAGGCATGCGACATTATAGCTATAGTGGTTCGAATTTTAGACGGAGTTGAAACACTTTGGAAGCGCgttgagaaagagaagtTGTCATGTTGTGTTGCAAAAATATTAGTGGACATTTTCCCAACTGGAAAATCACGTTGGTCTCTACTTGAAGCAAATGGTTCCTATGACTCAATGCTACAAGCACTTTCATTTGTACATTATTGTATGCAGAAATGTCAATGGCAGATAACAAATGAAGTGATCCTATTATTCGATCGAGTCTTTAAAAAGAGGAGATTTGAGGActttgctgaagaaatcgaagTTTCGAATGCCAATAGAGTTGCATATCCACGAACAGAATCCTCGAAATGTCAGACAGTTTTCAACAGCTACCTTCATCTTTTGCGCTCAAACGAGGTGACGAACGTCTTAGTAGAAAGGATCGTTCCCATGAGTGAGATTGCTTCGAGCGACTCTATATCTGTCCTCATCAATAGGCTCAATCTGCTAATTGCACTAGCTGAACGGTCAGATCTCAACTCAGAAAAACGATTAGAGGAACTGGTGAGACCGGTAGTTCAAAACAATTACCTTGCTACTAAGGATACGGGGTCTCTTAAGCTAGTTACTGAGTCTGTACTAAATGGTGTTCTATGTCTTTTCGACATACACTGTCAGAAAAAGTCCCCCTTCAGAGCAAGCATATTAGTTTCCATTTACAAATCACTTGTTTTGAAGCacgatgaattgaaaggAATCTGGAGTCGATTTCTAGAACATTTAGTCCAAAGCCGTGATTTCTCTGAAAGGTTTTCCTCGGTCTTTCTCAAGACAATGTATCCATGTTTTTTATCGATGTGCCAGCACCAGAAACAGGCGAAAGAACGATTACTGCTGCTTACTATTTATCTCAGGAATTTAAAGACAGTGGGAGCTCAGTGGGTTCAGGCTAACCTCTTTCAGGCTGTGAAGGGCGTGGTCCATGAGTCTAGTAAGTGGATTGATCATTATTGCACAATTGGAAAGTTCCTTGTTGACCATAATATAATGACGTGGTGGTCATTTTTTGTATACAACAACGTCAACAACACTCCTCCGGCTCGCATACTGTTCAACTACCAGGTTGCACAGCTTTGTGACAGGCAATCTTTTGATTTAATCAAAAGATCACTTTTCGAGACTGCCGTTGAGTccttctttcaagacaaaAGTGCTCTATTTGTAATGTTCGTTACGACGTTAATTGATCGTGAGAAGGGGCATAAAGCCAGCTTTAAAATTACAAGCATCGTCGATAGCTGTTTGAACCTTTTACAGCCATTTGTTTCCACCTTAATAAATCTTTCCTACGGTGACTTAATACTTAGGCTCGTCTCCGATATCAGACTGTTATATCACGATAAACAAATTGGTTTTGCCCTTGCTACTCGCTTGACAAATGTTTTCAATCTTCATTTTGTTGATCAAGTTAAAGACTGTTATGATTTccttttgatgaaaaggGATTTGGGAATATCTGATAAGGAAGCCGACAAAAGCTCTTTTCGGGATGCTTTCAAGCAACTCGATAGCACTTTATCGCAGGCCTGTTATGTGGAAAGAGGGCTAATTCAAGCCACCTTTTCAGCAGCGGAAATTTCTGAGTATCTCGAAAAAGTCAAGTCGCTGTTTACCTTTTCGGTTCTTACGAATCCTTTCCACTTTGTGGTGTCACTCATCGATGCAAATCTCAGAGGAGATGCTACTAACCGCCCCATTAAAATAAGAATCGTCGCGTTGTACCTTCGACTGGTCAACGAGATTTTGCTCGCCAGCTATGGACAGGTGTCGCCTGACGCATTCCTGGAGCAATGCCGACTATTCAGGATTATATGTGAGCGTCTTCCTCTAGCTGAGCTTGCCTCTGTATCTGACGAGCGGTCCTATGCATATGAAAGCATAcgatttcaaattattgTCTTGAAGATTGCGCAAGGgtttctcgaagaaaaccTCTTACTGGCGCACTCGAAGGAGTTTTTGCGTAGCTTTAGCATTCCAAATGAACTCGAGGCCACACAGCTTTCCGAAAAACTCGATGTAATTGTTAGAGAAACTGCTGGACAGACTCTACGAGTGGATTCAGACTGCCCTCAGCCAGATTATGAGGGGCTTCGATCCTTaatagaattgaaggaaagCAGGAGCTCTTTTGTAACGTAA
- the BUD6 gene encoding formin-mediated actin nucleation enhancer (similar to Saccharomyces cerevisiae BUD6 (YLR319C); ancestral locus Anc_4.135), producing MSSDRRYKDGAGIQQDRPLSKRNSSVSSSSSRSTATSVETIVTKLLMSTKHLLQTLTQWSRMAVTEKSVSNAYVQLGNDFKVVSKFFTHCGIDVRDLGDVPLDLRRVLEVALREKPSDNNLNKYLPTIREIIVTLLDKLKVKQAMLKSMKHEQLVKETQHQQRPSIVSSLALSSTSTPTRSSNPNITTTPSVAPEVPKRETSQKDSLKNETGRSAELLTPTRQRTLSENEALSRLKHGSNLQRRASKRFSAYHMAKFTNQSTTEAAAAAVASVPSSAQSNPLPCNLSADTSDKTPESSPRQSLPKSDTKLISRLDNGAVYTLFLTMDGKTKKCTLPRPTSMNALKLLFVEKFAYSPGGEDFPNLYMKDPKYGVFYELDEQGLLELCDGCVIELRRQQHDDSVSNQISGMIEQLRNEISKSQENLLNQVRSLTIQSQQPNTSNTTIGKESHQRSTTAYESLLQLKQEVSVMRQLQRENKTNVESTIATITEKLSKFRTLSLSPAASSNRAYMDKSQSQLGEESDALLSRVDDLQDLIEILRKDVAARGAKPSKKKLESVQKDLKAAQEDLQKMKQYIVTEKPHWKKIWEAELDKVCEEQQFLTLQEDLAADLDEDLGKALETFDLVSLCCAEQEKNPKRSKTAPILPIPKPGTLNVVRDQLLVEVQSLNPDHESRVEALERAEKLWLKEREYRDNGEFEEELGHFVEKSSFKRSGGVEEVERLRRQKDEENLRANFGGLA from the coding sequence ATGTCCAGTGATAGAAGGTATAAAGATGGTGCTGGTATACAGCAGGATAGGCCATTGTCAAAAAGAAACTCGTCTGtatcctcatcttcatcgcGATCGACCGCTACAAGCGTGGAGACAATTGTAACCAAGCTGTTAATGTCCACAAAACATTTGTTGCAGACGTTGACCCAATGGTCTAGGATGGCAGTGACCGAAAAATCTGTTTCTAATGCGTATGTTCAGCTAGGGAACGATTTCAAAGTAGTTTCGAAGTTCTTTACTCATTGTGGCATCGATGTTAGGGACTTAGGAGATGTGCCCTTAGATTTGAGAAGAGTTTTGGAAGTAGCGTTGAGAGAGAAGCCCTCGGATAATAATCTGAACAAGTACCTACCAACTATCCGGGAGATTATTGTTACACTTTTGGATAAATTGAAAGTGAAGCAGGCGATGTTAAAATCGATGAAACATGAGCAGTTGGTTAAGGAGACACAACACCAGCAACGCCCTTCAATTGTAAGCAGTCTGGCGCTGTCTTCAACATCGACTCCAACGCGCTCTTCAAACCCTAATATCACTACTACACCATCTGTAGCGCCAGAAGTCCCCAAGCGGGAAACAAGTCAAAAAGATAGTTTAAAGAATGAGACTGGGCGTAGTGCCGAGCTTCTGACTCCAACGAGGCAACGAACACTATCGGAAAATGAAGCGCTTTCACGCTTGAAGCATGGATCTAACCTTCAAAGGCGGGCATCCAAAAGATTCTCTGCATATCATATGGCAAAGTTTACAAATCAGTCGACCACAGAGGCTGCAGCGGCGGCGGTAGCCTCTGTACCAAGCTCGGCTCAATCCAATCCATTGCCATGTAATCTATCTGCAGATACGTCGGACAAGACACCAGAAAGTTCACCTCGGCAGTCCCTACCAAAATCTGATACTAAACTAATTTCCCGCTTGGATAATGGGGCTGTATATactttgttcttgacgATGGACGGTAAGACAAAGAAATGCACATTGCCAAGGCCAACTAGCATGAACGCGCTAAAATTGTTGTTTGTGGAGAAATTCGCATATTCTCCTGGTGGAGAGGACTTTCCTAATCTCTACATGAAGGATCCGAAATATGGCGTGTTTTATGAGCTCGACGAACAAGGTCTTTTAGAGCTCTGTGACGGCTGCGTCATTGAGCTTCGCAGACAGCAGCACGACGATTCTGTTTCGAATCAGATTTCGGGGATGATCGAACAGTTGAGAAACgagatttcaaaaagtcaAGAGAATCTCTTGAATCAGGTCAGAAGTTTGACGATACAGAGCCAACAGCCTAACACATCAAACACTACTATAGGGAAAGAATCGCATCAAAGGTCAACAACAGCATACGAGAGCCTTCTTCAACTCAAGCAAGAAGTCTCAGTGATGCGCCAGTTACAGAGAGAAAATAAAACAAACGTCGAGAGTACAATCGCAACGATAACAGaaaaactttcaaaatttaGAACGCTTTCTCTAAGTCCCGCTGCATCTTCGAATAGAGCGTATATGGATAAGTCTCAAAGCCAACTGGGAGAAGAGTCCGACGCTTTGCTAAGTAGAGTCGATGACCTTCAAGACTTGATTGAAATTCTGCGGAAAGATGTGGCTGCTCGTGGAGCTAAACcatcgaagaagaagcttgAATCTGTCCAGAAAGACCTCAAGGCTGCTCAAGAAGACCtacagaagatgaaacaATATATTGTCACGGAGAAGCCGCACTGGAAGAAAATTTGGGAAGCGGAATTGGACAAAGTTTGTGAAGAGCAGCAATTTCTTACATTACAAGAGGATCTCGCGGCAGATTTAGATGAAGATCTGGGCAAGGCCCTGGAGACGTTTGATCTAGTTAGTCTCTGCTGTGCGGAACAGGAAAAAAATCCAAAAAGATCTAAGACCGCCCCAATCCTTCCTATTCCTAAGCCCGGGACGCTAAACGTGGTGAGAGACCAGCTTTTAGTTGAGGTACAGTCGCTTAATCCCGACCACGAGAGCAGAGTTGAAGCGCTTGAAAGGGCAGAGAAATTGTGGTTGAAGGAAAGAGAATACAGAGACAATggagagtttgaagaagagcttggcCATTTCGTCGAAAAGTCGAGCTTCAAGAGATCTGgaggagttgaagaagtcgaaAGGCTACGGAGACAGAAGGATGAGGAAAATCTTCGAGCCAATTTTGGCGGACTAGCATAG